In Candidatus Edwardsbacteria bacterium, a genomic segment contains:
- the surE gene encoding 5'/3'-nucleotidase SurE, translating to MKKKPLILITNDDGIDALGIKALRCSLKKIARTVVFAPMSEKSGASHSFSLRKPLEVVWRNKTTVAVDGTPTDCVMLAIRGLLKERPDLVVSGINHGPNLGDDVTYSGTVAGATEGTLLGIPSIAVSCTSWNGCNFKAAAYYARLVAATALKKGLPKNTLLNVNVPSLPIAKIKGVKITKLGKRIYRDVIVEQKHPDGRQYFMIDGADPDWERQPKTDFEAIEQNYVSITPFHLDWTNHRALTILKKWERLF from the coding sequence ATGAAGAAAAAACCATTGATCCTAATCACCAACGATGACGGCATAGACGCCCTGGGCATCAAGGCCCTGCGCTGCAGTTTGAAAAAGATAGCCCGGACTGTGGTGTTCGCCCCCATGTCCGAGAAGAGCGGGGCCAGCCATTCGTTTTCACTGCGCAAACCGCTGGAGGTGGTGTGGCGCAACAAAACCACTGTGGCGGTGGACGGCACCCCCACCGACTGTGTGATGCTGGCCATCCGCGGACTGCTGAAGGAGAGGCCCGACCTAGTGGTATCCGGCATCAACCACGGACCCAACCTGGGCGACGATGTTACCTATTCCGGCACGGTGGCCGGGGCCACCGAGGGAACCCTGCTGGGCATCCCGTCCATCGCCGTGTCCTGCACCTCCTGGAATGGCTGCAATTTCAAGGCGGCCGCTTATTATGCCCGCCTGGTGGCGGCCACCGCCCTTAAGAAGGGCCTGCCAAAAAACACCCTGCTCAACGTCAATGTGCCCAGCCTGCCGATCGCCAAGATCAAAGGGGTCAAGATCACCAAGCTGGGAAAGCGGATCTACCGCGATGTGATCGTGGAACAGAAGCATCCCGATGGCCGGCAGTATTTCATGATCGACGGAGCCGATCCCGACTGGGAGCGCCAGCCCAAGACCGATTTCGAGGCCATCGAGCAGAACTACGTCTCCATTACCCCGTTCCATTTGGACTGGACCAATCACCGGGCGCTGACTATCCTGAAAAAATGGGAGAGATTGTTTTAG
- a CDS encoding glycosyltransferase family 2 protein codes for MKVAVIIPAYNAGDTLENLLAEATRYVNINDVMVVNDGSYDATALVMGKFPVRSLAHIANCGKGRALRTGFEQALSLGYDAVITLDADGQHPPEYIPQLIQNAQKGFDIVIGSRRRQFGRMSFARFLSNNITTVVVSLLAGRKIEDSQCGYRLIRREVLEAVDLKTDGYQMESELLIKAGRRGFSIGHIPIDIRSSGTSHIRHLSDTVKFMNMALRALWL; via the coding sequence ATGAAAGTAGCTGTAATAATACCGGCTTACAACGCAGGAGACACCCTGGAAAATCTTCTGGCCGAGGCCACTAGGTATGTGAATATAAATGATGTCATGGTGGTCAATGACGGCTCGTATGACGCTACTGCTTTAGTTATGGGAAAATTTCCGGTTAGAAGCCTGGCTCATATCGCCAACTGCGGAAAGGGCAGGGCATTGCGGACCGGGTTTGAACAGGCTCTGTCTTTGGGCTACGATGCGGTGATAACCCTGGATGCCGACGGCCAGCACCCGCCGGAGTATATTCCGCAATTGATCCAAAATGCCCAAAAAGGATTTGACATAGTCATCGGCTCCCGGCGCCGGCAGTTCGGACGGATGTCTTTTGCCCGTTTCTTGAGCAATAATATCACCACGGTAGTGGTGTCCCTGTTGGCCGGACGGAAGATAGAGGACAGCCAGTGCGGTTACCGGCTGATCCGTCGGGAGGTGTTGGAAGCAGTCGATCTTAAAACTGACGGCTACCAGATGGAATCCGAACTGCTGATCAAGGCCGGGCGGAGGGGCTTCTCGATCGGACATATACCGATCGATATCAGGAGCTCAGGCACCAGCCATATAAGGCATCTGAGCGATACAGTAAAATTCATGAACATGGCCTTGAGAGCACTTTGGTTATGA
- a CDS encoding protein-L-isoaspartate(D-aspartate) O-methyltransferase: MNYELSRKEMTDQQIIRRGVNDPRVIAAMQKVPRHLFVQEALQYRAYDDNPLPIGEAQTISQPYIVALMSQNLNIKGGEKVLEIGTGSGYQAAVLAEMGAKVFTIERVEKLARSAKKLLDDLKYHDIAVKYGDGTIGWAEHAPYDRIIVTAGAPEVPKAYWDQLAEGGRIAIPVGDIHVQSLVLVDKIEGKQVKSEVCGCVFVPLIGKYGWQNNGQ; this comes from the coding sequence ATGAATTACGAGCTCTCCCGAAAAGAAATGACGGACCAGCAGATAATCCGCCGGGGGGTGAACGATCCCAGGGTGATCGCCGCCATGCAGAAAGTTCCCCGGCACCTGTTCGTCCAGGAGGCCCTCCAGTACCGGGCCTATGATGACAACCCGCTTCCCATCGGGGAGGCCCAGACCATCTCCCAGCCGTACATCGTGGCCCTGATGAGCCAGAACCTGAATATAAAGGGCGGAGAAAAGGTGCTGGAGATAGGGACCGGCTCCGGCTATCAGGCGGCGGTGCTGGCCGAGATGGGAGCCAAGGTCTTCACCATTGAGCGGGTGGAGAAGCTGGCCCGCAGCGCCAAGAAATTGCTGGACGATCTTAAATATCACGACATCGCGGTAAAATACGGCGATGGCACCATCGGCTGGGCCGAGCATGCGCCGTACGACCGGATCATCGTTACCGCCGGGGCTCCGGAGGTTCCCAAGGCTTACTGGGATCAGCTGGCCGAGGGCGGCCGGATAGCCATTCCGGTGGGCGACATCCATGTGCAGTCGCTGGTGCTGGTGGATAAAATCGAGGGCAAGCAGGTCAAGAGCGAGGTCTGCGGCTGTGTGTTCGTGCCGCTGATCGGGAAATACGGGTGGCAGAACAATGGACAGTAA
- a CDS encoding TIGR00725 family protein, producing the protein MDSKIRIGVIGASSCSAKLAQAAYTVGKLIAESGAILICGGMGGVMEAACHGAIEAGGMTVGILPGSSARDGNEFLTVPVVTGLGYARNSIVVQSSQVLIAIGGKYGTLSELAYAAGFGIPVVGLSTWKIRAPIKHVRTPEEAVRMALKLVVKQ; encoded by the coding sequence ATGGACAGTAAGATCAGAATAGGGGTGATCGGGGCCTCGTCATGTTCGGCAAAATTGGCCCAGGCGGCCTACACGGTCGGCAAGCTGATCGCCGAGAGCGGCGCCATCTTGATATGCGGCGGGATGGGCGGAGTGATGGAAGCGGCCTGCCACGGGGCCATTGAGGCCGGCGGGATGACGGTGGGGATATTGCCCGGCTCCTCGGCCAGGGATGGCAATGAGTTTTTGACCGTTCCGGTGGTGACAGGGTTGGGCTACGCCCGGAATTCCATCGTGGTGCAGTCTTCTCAGGTGTTGATTGCCATCGGCGGGAAATACGGGACTCTGTCGGAGCTGGCCTACGCCGCAGGGTTCGGGATACCGGTGGTCGGGCTTTCCACCTGGAAGATCCGGGCGCCGATAAAGCATGTGAGGACTCCGGAGGAAGCGGTAAGGATGGCGTTGAAGCTGGTAGTTAAACAATAA